One Gossypium raimondii isolate GPD5lz chromosome 3, ASM2569854v1, whole genome shotgun sequence genomic window carries:
- the LOC105795478 gene encoding equilibrative nucleotide transporter 3: MADVDRGESPSRLEGKFCAAVACWILGFGSLICWNSMLTMGDYYYHLFPGKGTFFISEDVSWNHVREGSKQNCEQHTDAQLG; the protein is encoded by the exons ATGGCTGATGTTGATAGAGGAGAATCACCTTCAAGGCTAGAg GGTAAGTTTTGTGCGGCGGTAGCTTGTTGGATTCTTGGATTTGGTTCTCTCATCTGTTGGAATAGCATGTTGACAATGGGAGATTATTACTATCATCTATTCCCT GGAAAAGGTACTTTTTTTATAAGCGAAGATGTAAGTTGGAATCATGTACGTGAAGGTAGCAAGCAAAACTGTGAACAACATACGGATGCTCAGCTGGGATGA
- the LOC105795477 gene encoding phosphatidylinositol 4-phosphate 5-kinase 8: protein MTCLRNLIDEDSEINAKPIGPVSCIDVENVERPNKKVFSNGDLYVGDFKDVLPHGKGKYTWSNGMVYEGDWEAGKMTGKGLLLWPSGERYNGDISGGYLHGFGTLTSPDGSMYEGQWRMNIQHGFGRKKYSYSDVYEGEWKEGEHEGNGRYFWNNGNKYTGNWKRGKMHGRGVMEWVNGDKYNGCWLNGLRHGSGIYQYADGGYYFGTWTRGLKDGKGVFYPAGSKRPSLKKFCISLGYDNGPKSVLSQCSSLNLEGSTVKKRSVRRSVSEKISVSGVLRSSGRISHKSAESSRHSDSSKESMHHYSSGTFSFDSDGGQSEAQKSTAVVYEREYMQGVMIKERVRGYTELPKKAEKKTKHHAKETKKSSCFGIFKGKNSYHLMLNLQLGIRYTVGKITPVPKREVRTADFGHRARITMFFPRRGSQFTPPHKSVDFCWKDYCPMVFRNLREMFKLDAAEYMMSICGDDGLTEISSPGKSGSIFYLSLDDRFVIKTLKKSELKVLLKMLPKYYNHVKEHENTLITKFFGLHQITVHGKRKVRFVVMGNMFCTELRIHRRYDLKGSTHGRCTDKDKIHENSILKDLDLSYEFQMDKSLQKFFFHQIALDCNFLKSQHIIDYSLLLGLHFRAPEQLNGLLKPPMMPNTESSPAGQGPTTDGEVLFPSKGLLLVAHEPSSVSTDPGPHIRGRPLRAFSLGDKEVDVLVPGTGRLQVQLGVNMPAQANQKLSRDEADSAEVELFEVYDVVIYMGIIDILQEYNAKKKAEHACKSVKFDPLSISVVEPELYAQRFINFLKQKVFPEQP, encoded by the exons ATGACTTGCTTGAGGAATCTGATTGATGAGGATTCTGAAATCAATGCCAAACCGATCGGTCCTGTATCGTGTATCGATGTGGAGAATGTTGAAAG GCCTAATAAGAAGGTCTTCTCGAATGGAGATTTATATGTTGGTGATTTTAAGGATGTTCTTCCCCATGGCAAGGGGAAGTATACGTGGTCGAACGGAATGGTTTATGAGGGTGATTGGGAAGCAGGGAAAATGACAGGTAAAGGATTGTTACTTTGGCCATCGGGAGAAAGATACAACGGTGATATCTCGGGGGGTTACCTTCATGGTTTTGGCACGCTTACATCACCTGATGGATCCATGTACGAAGGACAATGGAGGATGAATATACAGCATGGATTTGGAAGAAAGAAGTATTCTTATTCAGATGTTTATGAAGGGGAGTGGAAGGAAGGTGAGCATGAAGGTAATGGTAGATACTTTTGGAACAATGGAAACAAATATACCGGGAATTGGAAACGCGGGAAAATGCATGGTAGAGGTGTTATGGAATGGGTAAATGGTGATAAGTACAATGGTTGTTGGTTAAATGGTTTGAGACACGGGTCGGGAATTTATCAATATGCCGATGGGGGATACTATTTTGGAACATGGACCAGGGGGCTTAAGGATGGTAAAGGAGTTTTCTATCCTGCTGGTAGTAAACGCCCTTCTCTAAAGAAGTTTTGTATCTCTCTGGGATATGATAATGGTCCTAAAAGTGTGTTGTCTCAATGCTCATCATTAAATTTGGAGGGAAGCACAGTCAAGAAACGAAGTGTTAGGCGTAGTGTTTCTGAGAAGATCTCAGTGAGTGGAGTTCTAAGAAGTTCAGGTCGAATATCGCATAAGAGTGCTGAGAGTTCTAGACATTCTGATTCCAGTAAAGAATCCATGCACCATTATTCCTCAGGCACATTCTCCTTTGATTCCGATGGCGGTCAAAGTGAGGCGCAAAAAAGTACTGCAGTAGTTTACGAGAGGGAATACATGCAAGGAGTTATGATCAAAGAGAGAGTCCGAGGTTACACTGAATTACCAAAGAAGGccgaaaagaaaactaaacatCACGCCAAAGAAACCAAAAAGAGTTCGTGTTTTGGCATTTTCAAAGGCAAAAACAGCTATCATTTGATGCTTAATTTACAACTCGGTATAAG GTATACTGTTGGCAAGATAACACCGGTCCCTAAGCGTGAGGTTCGAACTGCTGATTTTGGCCATCGAGCTAGAATTACTATGTTTTTCCCTAGAAGGGGTTCACAGTTTACGCCTCCACACAAATCTGTTGATTTTTGCTGGAAAGATTATTGTCCTATGGTTTTCAG GAACTTGAGGGAGATGTTCAAGCTAGATGCAGCTGAGTACATGATGTCCATTTGTGGTGATGATGGTCTCACAGAGATTTCTTCTCCGGGAAAAAGTGGAAGTATCTTCTATCTATCTCTTGATGATAGATTTGTGATCAAAACATTGAAAAAATCCGAGCTCAAG GTTTTACTGAAGATGTTGCCTAAATATTATAATCACGTGAAAGAACATGAAAATACTCTCATAACAAAGTTTTTCGGGCTCCACCAGATAACTGTACATGGCAAAAGAAAG GTGCGGTTTGTGGTTATGGGGAATATGTTTTGCACAGAACTGCGAATTCATCGTCGTTATGATCTAAAGGGATCAACTCACGGAAGATGTACCGATAAAGATAAAATTCACGAAAATTCTATATTGAAGGATCTTGATCTATCGTATGAGTTTCAAATGGACAAATCATTGCAGAAATTCTTTTTTCA CCAAATTGCTCTAGACTGCAATTTCTTGAAATCTCAACATATAATTGATTATAGCCTTCTATTGGGGCTACATTTTAGAGCTCCTGAGCAACTAAATGGCCTGCTAAAACCTCCCATGATGCCTAATACTGAGAGTTCACCGGCAGGTCAAG GTCCGACTACAGATGGAGAAGTGTTATTCCCTTCAAAAGGCTTGTTGCTTGTGGCCCACGAACCCAGCTCCGTTAGCACTGATCCCGGTCCTCATATTAGAGGAAGACCCTTAAGAGCTTTCTCTCTAGGTGACAAGGAAGTCGATGTTTTGGTTCCCGGTACTGGAAG GTTACAGGTACAACTAGGAGTGAACATGCCCGCACAAGCTAACCAAAAGCTTTCCCGGGATGAAGCAGATTCAGCTGAAGTTGAACTTTTCGAGGTTTATGATGTGGTTATCTATATGGGAATTATTGACATTTTACAGGAATACAATGCAAAGAAAAAGGCCGAGCATGCATGCAAATCGGTGAAATTTGATCCCTTGTCAATATCTGTTGTTGAACCTGAGCTTTATGCTCAACGTTTCATCAATTTCTTAAAGCAAAAAGTTTTCCCGGAACAACCAtga